In the genome of Deinococcus gobiensis I-0, the window CATTCCACCCTGTAGAGAGTTGTCTCAGCGCCTTGTCCGTGAAGCAAGCGGGCAGCTGACCAGAACGCGGCCACCGCACGGATCAGGGCGGCCGTGGTCAGGTCATCCTCCCGGGCACGGTGCGTCGGCCCAGGTACAGGTTCTATTGGTGATGGCATAAGTTGGCACTGGTCCTGATGCTCTTGGACCACCAAGACAGTGGTCGGAATGTTCTGCATGTCAGAACGGGGAATCAGGTCTGGAACCGTGTGTCGTTTGAGCTTCGCAAAGCCCAGGGCCAACTCAGGGCCAGCAGCAGCAGGCAGCCACTCAGCCCCGCCATCAGCCATGGGGTGCCCACTGGCCAGGCCGCCAGCATGGCCCCCAGACTCAGTCCCACGGCATTGAGCGCCAGGAGGGTACCGATCACCCGGCCGCGGAGCGCCAGCGGGACCAGGTGTTGCGAACGGGTCACCGCCGCGACCTCCAACAGACCCAGGCCCACCCCGAAGACCAGTGCCGCGCTCCACCAGACCCCTATGGCTGGCCAGACCAGACCCGCCGTGCCCAGCGTCAGCACCCAGCGTCCCCACCCCATCAGCGTGTCCAGAGACCACCGCCGCTCCAGAGGGGTGACCAGCAGGATGCCCAGTAACACCCCGCTGGCAAGAAGCATCTCGAACATCGCGTAATCGGACGCCCCCTGCCCCAGGCGCTGCATGTGGACGGGTGCGCGCACGTTGATCAGATTCATGGCCAGATTGAGCGTGAAGCTCAGCGCGAGCATGGCCAGCAGCTGGCGCGATGTCCGCAGGACACGCCACCCCTCCCGGAGATCGGCGAGGGGACGCAGCGGTGTTCCCTGTTGCGCAGCCGGCATGCGGGGGAGAGAAGGTGCAACCAGCGCCAGTCCCAGGAGAAGCAGCGTACTGAGCCCTAGCGTGCCCGCCTGCCCGGAGACGTGCAGCAGACTTCCCCCCAGGCCGTAGCCCACCAATGGGACCCCCATCATGGCGCCGCTGTTCAGGCTGTTGGCCCGCGTCAACTGTGTGGCGTCGACCAGGCGGGGGATGAGGGTACTGCCGGCGGTGTAGGCCAGCG includes:
- a CDS encoding MFS transporter, producing the protein MTALGDATVSIAVPFLALASSPDAPTQAVGSVVLAGSLPRFLGPVLGSLADRVSPRTLLLLTSLLRAVTVGGLAVLALGEAVPLALLLLVAFFGGLLTTLAYTAGSTLIPRLVDATQLTRANSLNSGAMMGVPLVGYGLGGSLLHVSGQAGTLGLSTLLLLGLALVAPSLPRMPAAQQGTPLRPLADLREGWRVLRTSRQLLAMLALSFTLNLAMNLINVRAPVHMQRLGQGASDYAMFEMLLASGVLLGILLVTPLERRWSLDTLMGWGRWVLTLGTAGLVWPAIGVWWSAALVFGVGLGLLEVAAVTRSQHLVPLALRGRVIGTLLALNAVGLSLGAMLAAWPVGTPWLMAGLSGCLLLLALSWPWALRSSNDTRFQT